The sequence below is a genomic window from Rudanella lutea DSM 19387.
AGCTGGATGGCGTGCTGGTTGACAAGCAGGTACCGGAAGTCGATAATGGCCCCGGTGTCGTCGTGTACAGGCTCCAGGCAAGTCAGGCCTGTCAGGGCATTTTGTACCAGCGCCGAGAGTTGATCCGAATAAGGCTGGTTCGCTTCGGGCTGATCGGGGGCAAGAGGGTAATAGTAGATCAGCACCCGACCTTCAAACCGGGTTAGTTGAACGTCGTACCCCTCGGATTGTCTGCCGGGTTGAAATTGGAGTTGGGTTTCAAACCGGCTCGATAGGCCACTGTCGGCAACCTGTGTGAGTTGATGCAGTAACTCGCCCGCCGGATGGAGGCCCAGCAAGGCGGTGAGCGGCTGTCCGGTGAGCTGTTCTCGTGGTTGACCAAAATCCGCTAACGCCCGTTCGTTGAGGTCGATGAGCACCCCGTCGGTACTGTTGCCCGCAACCGGGCTACGCACCGGCACGCAAACCATCAGCCCGTGCAGAAACGCCGGATTTGCCGACTGTGTTGGGGTTCGAGTGACCGAATGAAGAGGAGTAAACATTGTTTACATCAGAATGCGCTACGGGTAGAGAGAAAGGTATATACGCCAATAAAAGAAACAAGATAGTTAATCGGGCCTGAATGCCCATCGGTTGGTCAGAATTAAAGTCGGTTTCAACGGCCTTCAGGCAGAGGCTCAGGCTTGTAGCGCTGAACCAATCGGGCAGGCATTTTGTGATACGTTTGTCTACCGGCCTTTGGTCGGGAGGGGTACTTGTGTATGGCTAAAAGTAAAGCGTCTCATTCGTCTAATCCGGCCCAACCAGCCGGTGAAGCACTCAGCTGGCGAGACCGGTTTAGTGCGCTCAAAAACCTGCCAGCCTTTTTCCAGCTGGTGTGGCAAACCTCGCCGGGTCTGTTTCTGGGCAACGCTTTCGGGCGGTTGCTACGGGCGGCTATCCCGGCGGCTGCTTTGTATGTCGGCAAGCTGATTATCGACGAGGTGGTGCGGCTCATGGCGCAGGGCCCTAACCCCGACACCGCGTACCTCTGGCAACTGGTGGGGGCCGAGTTTGGCTTAGCGGTACTGGCTACGGCGCTGGGGCGGCTGGTATCGCTGCTCGACAGCCTGCTGGGCGATCTGTTTGCCAACCAAACGTCTATCCGGCTGATGGAACACGCGGCCTCGCTCGATCTGGAACAGTTTGAAGATGCCGCTTTTTACGATAAACTCGAACGCGCCCGCCGACAAACCACCGGCCGCACGGTGTTGCTGTCGCAGGTATTCGGGCAGGTGCAGGAAATCATTTCGGTGGCGTTTCTGGCGGCTGGTCTGGTGGTGTACAACCCCTGGCTCATTGGTCTGCTGGTGCTGGCCGTATTGCCCGCCTTTGCCGCCGACAATTACTTCAATCAGCGGAGTTACTCGCTCTCGCGCAACTGGACCCCCGAACGGCGCGAACTGGATTATCTGCGCTACGTGGGCGCGGCCGACGATACCGCTAAGGAGGTAAAGATTTTTGGCCTGTCGGGCTTCCTCATCGATCGGTTCCGGACGTTGTCGTGGACGTATTACGTCAAAAATCGGGCGTTGGCCATTAGCCGGGCGGGCTGGGGTACAGTGCTGACGGCCTTAGGCACGGCAGGCTATTACGCGGCCTACGTCTGGATTATTGGCCGGGCTGTAGCCGGGCAGATTTCGCTCGGTGACCTGACGTTTCTGGCGGGGGCGTTTCGGCAGGTACGGGGTTCGCTGGAAAGCATTCTGTTGCAGTTCAGTGGCTTAACACAGGAGGCTCTCTATTTGCAGGACTTATTTGATTACTTCGCGATTCAACCCAAAATCCACTCGCCCAACGACCCCGCTGCCGGGGCACCGCTGCGGGTGCCGCAACCCATTCGGGAGGGGTTTGTGTTTGAGAACGTGGGTTTTCAGTATGCCAACGCCCCCGAACGCTGGGCGATCCGCAACCTGTCGTTTACGCTTCGGCCTGGTGAAAAGCTGGCCCTGGTGGGCGAAAATGGGGCCGGAAAGACTACGCTGGTTAAGCTGCTCGCCCGTTTGTACGACCCTTCAGAAGGGCGTATTCTGCTCGACGGCCGCGACCTGCGTGAGTACGACCTGGCTGACCTCCGGCGCAACGTTGGGGTGATTTTTCAGGATTATGTCCGGTTCAAAATGTCGGCGGGCGTCAATATTGCGGTGGGCGATATCGACGAGCGGACCAATCAACCCCGGATCGAGTCATCGGCGCAACGGAGCCTGGCCGATTCGGTGATTGCCAAGCTACCGGCCGGGTACGATCAGCAACTGGGTCGCTCGTTCAACAAAGGGGTTGAGTTGTCGGGGGGCGAGTGGCAGAAAGTGGCGCTGGCTCGGGCTTACATGCGCGATGCCCAGCTGATTATTCTCGACGAACCTACCGCTGCCCTCGACGCCCGCGCCGAATACGAGGTGTTTCAACGATTTGCGGGCCTCACAGAAGGCAAAAGCTCGGTGATTATCTCGCACCGGTTCAGCACCGTCCGGATGGCCGATCGTATTCTGGTGCTCGAAGGTGGCCGCCTGATCGAGCTGGGCTCCCATACCGAGTTGCTGGCACAGGGTGGCCGCTACGCCGAACTGTTTCAGCTTCAGGCAAGGGGGTATCAATAGGAAAAGGAGGAAGGGAGGAAAGGAGAGAGGGAACAAGAAACGAGATGATTTGAGTTATGGCTTCGACTTTCTTTTTTCTTTTCTTCCCTTTTCCTTTCTCCCTTTTCCCTCCTTTCCCATGTACACCATCTTTGTTTTGTATCAGGCATTACCGGCCTGGTTGGCGCTATCCCGGAGTCAGCGCGAGGCTTTTTTCGACCGAAAAACTACCCCCCTTTTTGCCCGTTTCGAACAGGAAGTACAGGTGCGCCTATTCGACGCCGAAGCGTTTCATGCCCGGTTCTCCGATGTGATGATGATCTCCTGCAACGACCTCAATCAGTATTACGTGTTTATGGAGGCCCTGCGCGACACCGAATTGTTCAGTAAGCCGTATATCGAGGTAAAAGAGGTGATTGTAACCCGCGAGAACGGGTTCAAGCCGTTTGGGAAAGTTGGCGGTTGAGAGCATTCCCCCGGTTACCTGGTTTTGACGGAGTCTTAGCGTGCCCAGGTTGGGGCAGGGGTCGCGGGGTTGAATAGCTCGTCGAGGTAGTAAGCTCGGCGGGGTCGCTTGTCGCATACGGGTTCACCGATAGGGTAGCGGCAAACGGCATACACCGTAATGTCGTCGGAGTTCATCAGGCTGGCATACGCACCATTCGGAAACCGGTCGTCGCGGTGATCGCGTTTGAGCCAGCAATGCCCCAACTCGTGGAAAACGAGCGCTTCGCGTTCGGCGGCACTCGCATTTTTCCAGCATAAATCCTCCATTTTGATCGTAATCCGGGGTGTTTGACCGGCGGCAAGGGTGCATTGCGCACAGGCATCGGCCCGGTTGGGTTGGCCAAATGTGATAATCAGGTTGTCGGAGGGGAGGGTTTGTCCGTAGGTCTGAGCAACCTCGCGGAAGGCCTTCACGTACGGTTCTACCTCGGCCGGTACGCTGTATTGTTTGGGCTCGGGGGCAGGCTCCCGGCGGGGTTGGCAGCTCAGTACACCTAAAAGAGCCAGAATGGCAAGGGCGTTGGAACGGGACATGGGCAGTTGATAAAAGGCTTCTTTTGACTCGGGTGGACGTCAGGCAGCGCCATGACTTCGCATACTTTCGCGGCCCCGCACCCGCCACGCGAGCCAGGCCACAACGCCCAGGCAAGCCGCAAACCACCCAAACGGCAGCCGCAGATCGAGCAGCGACAAGCCACCAAAAACGAGTGTAGTGGCAAAACTCGCCAATCCCTGCAAAGCCTGATTGAGGCCAAATACTTCGCCCCGGTCGGCATCGGTGGTGCGTTGGGCCATAAGCCCTTCAATCAAGCCCTGAATGAGCGAAATAGTCAGGCAGTCGACCGTTACCAGCACATAAAGACTCACCCGCGACGTACCTACCAGTCCGTAATCCGCCAGAACCGGTATCGATAGGGCTGCCAGCCAGAATATGGTCCGCGCCTGCGGAATCCGGTCGGCGAGGTAAGTGTAAAACACAAAGCTGATAACCACGCTCAGCGCCCCGAAATACATGAAAAAATAAGAGATGTCGCGGGCATCCATCTGCAGCGGGCCAAAGCTGGCAAACGTGACAAAATAGAAGTAATACCCAATGCCTAAGGTCAGTGCCAACTGCATCAGCACGAGCTGCTTAAGGCCGGGAGCCTGCCGGTCTTTCTCCAGGAGCCGACGCCAGAGGGTCGTTACGTTGAGTGCTTGAATCAGTTCCTTTTTCAATTCGCCCGCCGAAACCGCCGACGTGCCCGGCCGGGTTTCGCGTAGTAGCAGACTCAGCCCCACATTGAGCCCCGACAGCGTGACGGCCATGATTACCACGACCGGGGCCTGATGGCCGGGTTGGGCGTCGAGCAACGTAAGCAACAGCCCCGACACCGCCGGGCCAATCACAAACCCGAGCGAGATAATGGAGCCCTCGATACCGAGGTTTTTGAAGAGCTGCTCTTTGGGCGAAATATCGGTGATGGCCGAGCGGACAGTCGCATACATGCCGTTGGTAAGTCCGTCGCTGACCCGGTTGGCCAGAAAAGCACCGAGCCGGAGCGGAAAAAGCAGGCTATTTGCCAGCAGCGTACCCACAGCTGAGAGAATGAAAATCGGTCGGCGACCGTATCCGTCGGAGAGTTTACCCAGCAGGGGTGCCGAAAACAGCTGCATACCCAAAAATAACCCCGTACCGGCCGCTAGCCACAGTTGGGGTCGGGTAGTGGTTCGGACGAACTCGGGCAGGATAGGGCCAATGGCTGAGCCAACCACAACGTCGATAAAAATAATGGCGTAGATCAGGAGCAGTCGGCGGTCGGTCAGCATAGGGCACGAAGTTACCGCCCTGTGGCTTATCCGCAGTGCTGGAGGGTCTGTTTTTGTGAGGCCGTCGGAATAATGAACAGTGCTCAGTACTGGACATTAGATGTTGGACATTAGACGTTAGACCTCCTTATCTAAAGGTATTAAGTCTAATGTCCAGTGTCTGAATGTCCAGTGTCTGAAGTCCGAATGTCCAGTACTGAATATGCTTTTTACATTCTTATATCCGGTGCAGAATCGACCAGAAGAAAAACAGCAGGCCGCAGAGCCAAATAAGGGCTAAACTTCCGAAAAATAGCTTGAGCGCGTCAGGAACCGGCGAAACAGGATACTTTTTCATACGGTGTGGATTTATGGCTAAATAAATACGTTTCGAAAACCTGACTTACTTCAGGCCGCCGGAGTAAGCCCGGATGGGCTTACCCGACGATCCCGGAGCACTTCGTTTTTGGATAGAGGAAGGTTCTTGGTACTCAGAAAAGGGTAAGGGTTTATGAGTCAGGTAATTCGGGTGTGGCTTGTGGGAGATTGGTAATCCCCACCGGTAAGGGTGGTAAAGGAGGGTGTGGACAGAAACAAACAAGATGGTGTGGACAGAGTCGGATCCGCTGGAGAGCTTTGTTCGCCATCTGAACGATACAAAGTTGGTTGATTGGCGGGGCGTAGGAACCGACAGAAACGCCCAAATCCGAAAACAGGTGTTTGAGCGGGCTTATGGGGCGTATTTATGCGTATTTTGCTAAAACAGGTGTTTTTACGGGTACTTAACCCGTACTTAGTCCAGTTTTTTGTCCATTGACCCTACTTTCAATCATGCACTCAGCTCCGAAGGCCCCTGATCATCAGGAACCGTTTGCGATTCCGCTCGAAACCGCTCAGCAATACGCCGAAAACTGGATTGGGGCCGATCCCCGAAAAGACCCGAATCTGAGCCCGACTGATATGCGCGCTTTTCTGGTCCGTAAAAAGGAGTTTATCGAAATTCTGAGTCAGTACGATACCGAGTATATCCGCATGTACGTAGGGCGCAAGCCAGTTGCGGAGGCCCCTGGCTCACTGGAGGCCTGCCTGGTGCTGGTGTCGGCAGCCCGCCGGGGCGATGTTCAGCCCGATGTGCAGGATAAGAATCCTGACGATATTATTGATCTGATCGGGACCGTAGAAACCGAGCGCAGACTGTCGGAAGAAAACTACTACGTATTCGACTTTTCATCCCTGTGCCCACCCAACTGCGATCCCGAAAGTCCCTTGTTTGTGGGGCCGCCGGGCGCGGGTTGCCGGTAAGTATAAAGTAGTCTCAGTACTGGACATTAGACGTTAGACCTTCCTATCTAAAGGTAGTAAGTCTAGCGTCCAGTGCCTGAAGTTCGAAGGTCCAGTACAGTTTTGGTTTTTGTTAATCCGTTAATTTGAAGGTGTTTATGGGTGAAACGTTTACGTATTGGTTTCTTAAGTACGGAAGTGCTCTGCTCGGTATTTCAACATTGGTGCTTTTGCTGCGGTGGCGCACACTGAGCCCCGGTTTACGTTCCATCAGCCTGTTTATTGCAACGGCAACTCTGGGCGAAATCATCTCGAAAGTCACATCGCGCTACCTGCACATCAATAACCTGGCCCTGTTTCATGGGTACACCTTCATCGAGTTCAATGCCATTGCGCTATTTTACCGGCAGGTATTCGGTTCCTTTGTGCCGCGTTGGCTCATTCCCGCCGTAATGGTGTTCTTTTCGGGGTTTGCCATCATCAACACGCTGTACATTCAGGTGGTAACGGGTATTCACACCTACACGCTCGTACTGGAGTGTCTGCTCGTGATCGGGATGGCGCTCCTGGCGTACTACCAGATGCTGGCCGAACTCCGCACAACCCGGCTCGAAACGTCGCCCGTGTTCTGGATCAATACGGGTTTCCTGCTGTACTTCGCCGGGGTACTGTTCCTGTTTATGCTCCGTAATGCCTTCATCAAATCGGCGGGTTCGTCGTTTGTGCTGCTGTCAAACTACCTTCACGTCGGTGTGATCATCTTACTGCACATTTTTATCAGCATTGGTTTATGGCTCAGTCCCAGGAGTCGGTTGATCTCATATTGATATTGGTGGGTGGGTCGGCGGCCATGATTCTGTTGGTCGTGGGCGTGGTCGGATTCATTCTGCTGTACCAGAAACGCATTGTGGAGCAGGAGTTGCTAGTGAAACAGATGGAGCTGAACTACCAGCAGGCGGTAGTGTACCAAACCCTCGATGCCGTGGAAGACGAGCGCAAGCGGGTTGCCCGTGACCTGCACGACGAAGTCGGCGCGGCTCTGTCGGCCATGCGGTTGCTGGTGGGGCAGATTGGCCAAACGGCCGCGCCCGGCACCCCCCCCGCCGAGTTGAGCGGCAAAGTGAAAGGAGTTATCGACAATACGATCGACAACGTTCGACGCATCTCGAACGATCTGTTGCCGCAGGGGCTCAATGAATTGGGACTGGCCTACGCTCTGGAGGGGCTTTGCGAAACGGCCATGAATCTCGTGGATGTGGATATTCGACTGACGGTAGACGAAGAGATAGCTGTAGAAACGCGTACCAGCCTTATTCTGTACCGGTTGGTGCAGGAGTTGCTCAACAATGCCGTGAAACACGCTGAGGCTACTGAGCTGAACCTGCAACTGAGCCAACAGGCCGATGGGCTCCTGCTCGAGTATAACGACAACGGCAAAGGGTTCGACTTTTCGACGGCGTACCAGAAGAAAAGCCTCGGTCT
It includes:
- a CDS encoding ABC transporter ATP-binding protein, with the protein product MAKSKASHSSNPAQPAGEALSWRDRFSALKNLPAFFQLVWQTSPGLFLGNAFGRLLRAAIPAAALYVGKLIIDEVVRLMAQGPNPDTAYLWQLVGAEFGLAVLATALGRLVSLLDSLLGDLFANQTSIRLMEHAASLDLEQFEDAAFYDKLERARRQTTGRTVLLSQVFGQVQEIISVAFLAAGLVVYNPWLIGLLVLAVLPAFAADNYFNQRSYSLSRNWTPERRELDYLRYVGAADDTAKEVKIFGLSGFLIDRFRTLSWTYYVKNRALAISRAGWGTVLTALGTAGYYAAYVWIIGRAVAGQISLGDLTFLAGAFRQVRGSLESILLQFSGLTQEALYLQDLFDYFAIQPKIHSPNDPAAGAPLRVPQPIREGFVFENVGFQYANAPERWAIRNLSFTLRPGEKLALVGENGAGKTTLVKLLARLYDPSEGRILLDGRDLREYDLADLRRNVGVIFQDYVRFKMSAGVNIAVGDIDERTNQPRIESSAQRSLADSVIAKLPAGYDQQLGRSFNKGVELSGGEWQKVALARAYMRDAQLIILDEPTAALDARAEYEVFQRFAGLTEGKSSVIISHRFSTVRMADRILVLEGGRLIELGSHTELLAQGGRYAELFQLQARGYQ
- a CDS encoding darcynin family protein, with protein sequence MYTIFVLYQALPAWLALSRSQREAFFDRKTTPLFARFEQEVQVRLFDAEAFHARFSDVMMISCNDLNQYYVFMEALRDTELFSKPYIEVKEVIVTRENGFKPFGKVGG
- a CDS encoding MFS transporter, with amino-acid sequence MLTDRRLLLIYAIIFIDVVVGSAIGPILPEFVRTTTRPQLWLAAGTGLFLGMQLFSAPLLGKLSDGYGRRPIFILSAVGTLLANSLLFPLRLGAFLANRVSDGLTNGMYATVRSAITDISPKEQLFKNLGIEGSIISLGFVIGPAVSGLLLTLLDAQPGHQAPVVVIMAVTLSGLNVGLSLLLRETRPGTSAVSAGELKKELIQALNVTTLWRRLLEKDRQAPGLKQLVLMQLALTLGIGYYFYFVTFASFGPLQMDARDISYFFMYFGALSVVISFVFYTYLADRIPQARTIFWLAALSIPVLADYGLVGTSRVSLYVLVTVDCLTISLIQGLIEGLMAQRTTDADRGEVFGLNQALQGLASFATTLVFGGLSLLDLRLPFGWFAACLGVVAWLAWRVRGRESMRSHGAA
- a CDS encoding sensor histidine kinase: MAQSQESVDLILILVGGSAAMILLVVGVVGFILLYQKRIVEQELLVKQMELNYQQAVVYQTLDAVEDERKRVARDLHDEVGAALSAMRLLVGQIGQTAAPGTPPAELSGKVKGVIDNTIDNVRRISNDLLPQGLNELGLAYALEGLCETAMNLVDVDIRLTVDEEIAVETRTSLILYRLVQELLNNAVKHAEATELNLQLSQQADGLLLEYNDNGKGFDFSTAYQKKSLGLKNIETRAQMLNGSATFVTRPGAGLHVTVRIPQPTALSSTL